A genomic stretch from Chlamydiota bacterium includes:
- the mutS gene encoding DNA mismatch repair protein MutS, producing MRNISYWIAYNTNEIMSTKIDPDTLTPMMKQWYACKKQAKDAVLFFRMGDFYEAFYEDAELTSKVLDLTLTKRHNIPMSGVPHHSVEPYIDRLVSKGYKVAIAEQMEDPKMVKGIVKRKIVRTISPGTLVASKLIQDKDYNYICAIVENKKSYGLAFIDCTTTTLHIISLDKRPDLLNELFKIHPSEILCTKAFLKTHSDIFNELRLNYPVAVTHPQEWMENFTFTETFLMQHFCVHTLDGLGFKELPHCTFAAYMVLNFIKETLNTNISHIKDVKRIEIDEVMNLDIITQRNLELIETLSQNSNATLLDLLDHTHTPMGARLLKEWIKRPLLNLEKIQRRQQGTEELTKNTMSLKRLQKYLPAIRDLERLMMKISSSFASPKDFVSLKYSLMQIPKVKYAVQDCTSFLITECGKSFEDTTTLTQFLDGAISDDAPYRISDGGVIKDGYSEELDKLRHLHKTSTSWLTQYQQRLKEELKIKTLKVGYNRVFGYFIEVSRGQSHLMPQGFSKKQTLVNQERFISEELKIFEEKILSAEEKTQQLETRLFEEIRQKVAKHFDLVLDISKALAILDVLASFAHLAIKMDYVRPTITQTTHIDVIESRHPVIEAALIDEPFIPNDCHLDEECKMLLLTGPNMGGKSTYLRQIAHLCILAQMGAFVPAKAATLGLVDKIFTRIGASDDLARRQSTFMVEMAQTANILNNATEKSLIILDEIGRGTSTFDGIAIAQSVLEYLYYKKRAPKTLFATHFFELTKLEKALPKLKNFHVALLEDDTGITFLHKIQAGACDKSYGVHVAKLAGLPEDVIHQAKAILKLLEQKKTPTFHAPQTLFETKIPKEPKWIQELKTLDIENITPLEALQLLHKFKKFL from the coding sequence GTATGGGAGATTTTTATGAAGCTTTTTACGAAGATGCCGAATTGACCTCCAAAGTGCTCGACTTGACCCTGACAAAAAGGCACAACATACCCATGTCTGGCGTGCCCCATCACAGTGTTGAGCCCTACATTGATCGGTTAGTCTCTAAGGGATATAAAGTGGCTATTGCAGAGCAGATGGAAGATCCCAAAATGGTTAAAGGAATTGTGAAAAGAAAAATCGTCAGAACGATTTCTCCCGGAACCCTTGTAGCTTCTAAACTCATCCAAGACAAAGATTACAACTACATATGCGCCATTGTAGAAAACAAAAAAAGCTATGGCCTTGCTTTTATCGATTGCACCACCACAACCTTGCATATCATCTCGCTAGATAAACGCCCAGATCTTTTAAATGAGCTGTTTAAAATCCATCCGTCTGAAATTCTATGTACCAAAGCCTTTTTGAAGACCCATAGTGACATTTTCAATGAATTGAGACTCAACTATCCTGTGGCTGTCACCCACCCTCAAGAGTGGATGGAAAATTTTACATTCACAGAAACATTTTTGATGCAGCATTTTTGCGTTCATACCCTCGATGGCCTCGGATTTAAAGAATTGCCCCATTGCACTTTTGCCGCTTACATGGTGCTCAATTTTATCAAAGAGACACTCAATACCAACATTTCTCACATCAAAGATGTCAAACGCATTGAAATCGATGAGGTGATGAATTTAGATATTATCACGCAACGCAATCTAGAATTGATAGAAACACTCAGTCAAAATTCCAATGCCACACTCCTCGATCTTTTAGATCACACGCACACACCAATGGGAGCTCGGCTTTTAAAAGAATGGATCAAACGCCCGCTTCTCAATTTAGAAAAAATCCAAAGGCGCCAGCAAGGCACAGAAGAGCTCACAAAAAACACCATGAGTCTAAAACGCTTGCAAAAATATCTTCCTGCCATCCGTGATTTAGAACGTTTAATGATGAAAATCTCCTCTTCTTTTGCAAGTCCCAAAGATTTCGTCAGTCTTAAATATTCTTTGATGCAAATTCCTAAAGTTAAATATGCCGTCCAAGATTGCACCTCTTTTTTAATCACAGAATGCGGCAAATCTTTTGAAGATACCACAACTTTAACACAATTTTTGGATGGGGCTATTTCCGACGATGCGCCTTATCGTATTTCTGATGGCGGCGTGATAAAAGATGGATACAGTGAAGAGTTAGATAAGTTGCGCCATCTCCATAAAACAAGCACTTCGTGGCTCACGCAATACCAGCAGCGCCTAAAAGAAGAGCTGAAGATCAAAACCCTCAAAGTGGGATACAATCGCGTCTTTGGCTATTTTATTGAAGTCTCCAGAGGTCAAAGCCATCTTATGCCTCAAGGTTTTTCAAAAAAACAGACGCTTGTCAACCAAGAACGTTTTATTTCCGAGGAGCTCAAAATATTTGAGGAAAAAATCTTAAGCGCAGAAGAAAAAACGCAGCAATTAGAAACACGTCTTTTTGAAGAGATTCGGCAAAAGGTAGCCAAACATTTTGATCTTGTGCTCGATATTTCCAAAGCTCTTGCCATTTTAGACGTTTTAGCCTCTTTTGCCCATTTGGCAATCAAAATGGACTATGTACGCCCAACAATAACTCAAACAACGCACATCGATGTGATAGAATCACGCCATCCTGTGATTGAAGCGGCTTTAATCGATGAGCCTTTTATTCCAAACGATTGCCATTTAGATGAAGAGTGCAAAATGCTGCTTTTGACAGGACCTAACATGGGCGGAAAATCCACCTATTTAAGGCAAATTGCGCATCTTTGCATCCTCGCACAAATGGGCGCCTTTGTTCCTGCAAAAGCTGCCACCCTTGGCCTTGTGGACAAAATTTTCACGCGTATTGGCGCCTCTGATGATTTGGCACGCAGACAATCGACGTTTATGGTCGAAATGGCCCAAACCGCCAATATTTTGAATAATGCGACAGAAAAATCGCTGATTATACTCGATGAAATTGGACGTGGCACTTCCACATTTGACGGCATTGCGATTGCGCAATCAGTGCTAGAATACTTATATTACAAAAAAAGAGCGCCAAAAACGCTGTTTGCCACGCACTTTTTTGAACTGACAAAGCTTGAAAAAGCGCTGCCAAAGTTAAAAAACTTTCACGTCGCGCTCTTAGAAGATGACACAGGCATCACCTTTTTGCACAAAATCCAAGCGGGCGCTTGTGATAAAAGCTATGGAGTGCATGTGGCAAAACTCGCGGGCCTTCCTGAGGATGTCATCCACCAAGCCAAAGCCATTCTCAAATTGCTAGAACAAAAAAAAACACCCACCTTTCATGCACCACAAACGCTTTTTGAAACAAAAATTCCAAAAGAGCCCAAATGGATCCAAGAGCTTAAGACTTTGGATATTGAAAACATCACTCCTCTAGAAGCTCTGCAATTACTACATAAATTCAAAAAATTTCTATAA